One window from the genome of Pogoniulus pusillus isolate bPogPus1 chromosome 7, bPogPus1.pri, whole genome shotgun sequence encodes:
- the MALL gene encoding MAL-like protein translates to MASVGPPPTSTQPDLPSGIAVFLKIPYAFILPEIVFGIWVWILVAATSVSFPLLQGWVMYVSLTSSIISVLLLLGYLLGFHKNSENWKVLDSLYHGATAILYMSAAVLQANATIRSESSPNSPLYYQLNCAATFFAFITTLLYILHAFSIYYQ, encoded by the exons ATGGCCTCAGTGGGTCCTCCTCCAACCTCCACACAGCCTGACTTACCCTCTGGAATCGCCGTCTTCTTAAAGATCCCTTACGCCTTCATCCTACCAGAGATA GTCTTCGGGATCTGGGTGTGGATCCTCGTCGCTGCTACTTCTGTCTCATTCCCgctgctgcagggatgggtgATGTATGTGTCCCTCACCTCTTCCATCATCTCCGTGCTGCTCCTCTTAGGCTACCTCCTAGGCTTCCACAAAAACAGCGAGAACTGGAAAGTGCTG GACAGTTTGTACCACGGTGCCACAGCCATTCTGTACATGAGTGCTGCTGTCTTGCAAGCCAATGCGACCATCCGCTCTGAGTCCAGCCCCAACTCACCACTCTACTACCAGCTGAACTGTGCTGCAACG TTCTTCGCCTTCATCACAACCCTGCTGTACATCCTCCATGCCTTCAGCATCTACTACCAATGA